The Geodermatophilaceae bacterium NBWT11 genome has a segment encoding these proteins:
- a CDS encoding mycofactocin-coupled SDR family oxidoreductase, with translation MTGRLEGKVAFITGAARGQGRSHALRLAQEGADVIAVDHLQDMATVGYPQATQADMDETVRQVEALDRRIIASRADVRDTAALTAAVDDGVAQLGRLDIVLANAGIASFAPVEDLTDEMWDEMIGVNLTGVFKTVRAAVPHIKAGGRGGAIVLTSSTAGIKGLGNLAHYVAAKHGVVGLMKTFANEFAPDMIRVNSVHPTSVSTDMIHNEQTYGTFRPDKPGSEVTREEAAESFKTLNALPVEWVETVDISNAILFLVSDDGRYVTGVQLPVDAGSVIK, from the coding sequence GTGACCGGCCGGCTGGAGGGCAAGGTCGCCTTCATCACCGGTGCGGCCCGGGGGCAGGGCCGCAGCCACGCTCTCCGATTGGCGCAGGAGGGGGCCGACGTCATCGCCGTCGACCACCTCCAGGACATGGCGACGGTCGGCTACCCCCAGGCCACCCAGGCCGACATGGACGAGACCGTCCGTCAGGTCGAGGCACTGGACCGCCGCATCATCGCCAGCAGGGCCGACGTCCGGGACACCGCGGCGTTGACGGCGGCCGTCGACGACGGGGTGGCTCAACTGGGCCGGCTGGACATCGTGCTGGCCAACGCCGGGATCGCCAGCTTCGCGCCGGTCGAGGACCTGACCGACGAGATGTGGGACGAGATGATCGGGGTCAACCTCACCGGCGTCTTCAAGACCGTCCGGGCGGCGGTGCCGCACATCAAGGCCGGTGGCCGAGGCGGGGCGATCGTGCTCACCAGCTCCACGGCCGGCATCAAGGGCCTGGGCAACCTGGCGCACTACGTGGCGGCCAAGCACGGCGTGGTCGGCCTCATGAAGACCTTCGCCAACGAGTTCGCCCCGGACATGATCCGGGTCAACTCGGTGCACCCGACCTCGGTCAGCACCGACATGATCCACAACGAGCAGACCTACGGGACCTTCCGGCCGGACAAGCCAGGGTCGGAGGTGACCCGGGAGGAGGCTGCCGAGTCGTTCAAGACGCTCAACGCGTTGCCCGTCGAGTGGGTCGAGACGGTCGACATCTCCAACGCGATCCTCTTCCTGGTCAGTGACGACGGCCGGTACGTCACCGGCGTCCAGCTCCCCGTCGACGCCGGCTCGGTGATCAAGTGA
- a CDS encoding mycofactocin-coupled SDR family oxidoreductase produces MGKLEGKVAFITGAARGQGRSHALRLAQEGADVIAVDLCEQMSSVSYPMATPEDLAETVRQVEALDRRIVARQADVRDVVAMQAALDAGVAELGRVDIVLANAGIAPQGGPERDTQVTWDEVIGVNLTGVWNSVHVAAPRMIEQGDGGAIVLTSSTQGLTGRGGDGSGATTAYAASKHGVVGLMRSFANWLAPHSIRVNTVHPTGVETPMVMNEVIGTWIAENPDAAAMVANLMPVELIQAADISNAIAWLVSDEARYVTGITVPVDAGFVVK; encoded by the coding sequence ATGGGCAAGCTCGAGGGCAAGGTCGCCTTCATCACCGGTGCGGCCCGAGGTCAGGGCCGCAGCCACGCACTCCGGTTGGCGCAGGAGGGGGCCGACGTCATCGCGGTGGACCTGTGCGAGCAGATGAGCAGCGTCAGCTACCCCATGGCCACACCGGAGGACCTGGCGGAGACCGTCCGCCAGGTCGAGGCGCTGGACCGGCGCATCGTCGCCCGGCAGGCCGACGTCCGCGACGTCGTCGCGATGCAGGCCGCGCTCGACGCCGGCGTGGCCGAGCTGGGCCGCGTGGACATCGTGCTGGCCAACGCCGGCATCGCCCCGCAGGGCGGGCCGGAGCGCGACACCCAGGTCACCTGGGACGAGGTCATCGGGGTCAACCTCACCGGGGTGTGGAACTCCGTGCACGTCGCCGCCCCGCGGATGATCGAGCAGGGCGACGGCGGGGCGATCGTGCTGACCAGCTCCACCCAGGGCCTCACCGGCCGGGGCGGGGACGGCAGCGGCGCGACCACCGCCTACGCGGCCAGCAAGCACGGCGTCGTCGGCCTGATGCGCAGCTTCGCGAACTGGCTGGCGCCGCACAGCATCCGGGTGAACACGGTGCACCCGACCGGGGTGGAGACCCCGATGGTGATGAACGAGGTCATCGGCACCTGGATCGCGGAGAACCCGGACGCGGCGGCGATGGTGGCCAACCTGATGCCGGTGGAGCTGATCCAGGCCGCGGACATCTCCAACGCCATCGCCTGGCTGGTCTCCGACGAGGCCCGCTACGTCACCGGCATCACCGTGCCCGTCGACGCCGGGTTCGTGGTCAAGTGA
- a CDS encoding mycofactocin system FadH/OYE family oxidoreductase 1 encodes MRLTDPLPVAGRTAPSRVLFGPHETNLGAGRSFSPRHIAYYARRAAGGAGVLVTEAASVHPSDHPYERAPLAADCGPGWAAVGDACRPHGTLVLAGLTHTGGQGSSAWTQAALWGPSRVPDVVTREVPAPMGEDELTALVAGFAGAAATAVAAGLDGVEVDAGPRSLLRQFLSGLTNTRTDAHGTDRSRLLREVLAAVRAAQGPDRVLALRLSADEGAPWAGLTPTSSVALVGELAPLVDLLTLVRGSALDLAAYRPTAHRRPAFHGELLAAAGDTPVVAQGSIVDAGRAEELLAAGCTAVEMTRALIADASYVATLRAGRTPRPCVLCNQACQVLDTRNPPVSCVLDPRSGHETTEPDVDLPTPSDGRPVVVAGAGPAGLEAARVLALRGHAVEVVAPAVGGLLPVVAAAPGRERFRRFADWLAGECVRLGVRFTVGRVDDADVVATGGLPGVPVVPGAVSVADVLSGAVLPDGPVLVHDPVGGPVGVGVAELLAADGRDVVLATPDDVVGSMLGPSGDLAAANGRLARAGVRRETAVLLRSWADGVAVLEHRWSGAVVEVPCTAVVDAGHRLPGRVLPDEGRERFAGDVVAPRTVLDAVLEGRRAALAASARTAVPA; translated from the coding sequence ATGCGACTGACCGACCCGCTCCCGGTGGCGGGCCGGACGGCGCCCTCCCGGGTGCTGTTCGGCCCGCACGAGACCAACCTGGGAGCGGGTCGGTCGTTCTCCCCCCGGCACATCGCCTACTACGCGCGACGTGCGGCCGGGGGTGCCGGCGTCCTGGTCACCGAGGCGGCGTCCGTGCACCCCTCGGACCACCCCTACGAACGGGCCCCGCTGGCTGCCGACTGCGGCCCCGGGTGGGCTGCCGTGGGCGATGCCTGCCGCCCGCACGGCACGCTGGTGCTCGCCGGGCTCACCCACACCGGCGGGCAGGGCTCCTCGGCCTGGACGCAGGCCGCCCTCTGGGGTCCCTCCCGGGTGCCCGACGTGGTCACCCGTGAGGTGCCGGCGCCGATGGGGGAGGACGAGCTGACCGCCCTGGTCGCCGGGTTCGCCGGTGCCGCGGCCACCGCGGTGGCGGCCGGGCTGGATGGCGTGGAGGTCGATGCCGGCCCCCGCTCACTGCTCCGCCAGTTCCTCTCCGGGCTGACCAACACCCGCACCGACGCCCACGGCACCGACCGGTCGCGGCTGCTGCGCGAGGTGCTGGCCGCCGTCCGGGCTGCGCAGGGCCCCGACCGGGTGCTGGCGCTGCGGTTGTCGGCGGACGAGGGCGCCCCCTGGGCCGGTCTCACCCCGACCTCCTCGGTCGCCCTGGTGGGCGAGCTCGCGCCGCTGGTCGACCTGCTCACCCTGGTGCGCGGCAGCGCGCTGGACCTCGCGGCGTACCGGCCCACTGCGCACCGTCGGCCCGCGTTCCACGGGGAACTGCTGGCCGCCGCGGGGGACACCCCGGTGGTCGCCCAGGGCTCGATCGTGGACGCCGGCCGAGCCGAGGAGCTGCTGGCGGCCGGGTGCACCGCGGTCGAGATGACCCGGGCGTTGATCGCCGACGCCTCCTACGTCGCGACCCTGCGGGCCGGCCGGACACCACGGCCCTGTGTGCTCTGCAACCAGGCCTGTCAGGTGCTGGACACCCGCAACCCCCCGGTCAGCTGCGTGCTCGACCCGCGGTCGGGCCACGAGACCACCGAACCCGACGTCGACCTGCCCACGCCCTCGGACGGCCGCCCCGTCGTGGTCGCCGGTGCCGGGCCGGCCGGGCTGGAGGCCGCGCGGGTGCTGGCGCTGCGTGGGCACGCCGTCGAGGTCGTGGCGCCCGCGGTCGGTGGGTTGCTGCCCGTGGTCGCGGCTGCCCCCGGGCGGGAACGATTCCGGCGGTTCGCCGACTGGCTGGCCGGTGAGTGCGTCCGGCTCGGGGTGCGGTTCACCGTGGGCCGGGTCGACGACGCCGACGTGGTCGCCACCGGCGGGCTGCCCGGGGTGCCCGTCGTGCCCGGCGCGGTGTCCGTCGCCGACGTGCTGTCCGGGGCCGTGCTGCCGGACGGGCCGGTGCTGGTGCACGACCCGGTGGGCGGCCCGGTCGGGGTGGGGGTCGCCGAGCTGCTGGCCGCCGACGGCCGGGACGTCGTGCTGGCCACCCCGGACGACGTGGTCGGCTCGATGCTCGGCCCGTCCGGTGACCTGGCCGCGGCCAACGGCCGGCTGGCCCGGGCGGGGGTGCGCCGGGAGACCGCGGTGCTGCTGCGCTCGTGGGCCGACGGGGTCGCGGTGCTGGAGCACCGGTGGAGCGGGGCCGTCGTCGAGGTGCCCTGTACCGCCGTCGTCGACGCCGGGCACCGGCTGCCCGGGCGGGTGCTGCCCGACGAGGGCCGGGAGCGGTTCGCCGGCGACGTCGTCGCCCCGCGCACCGTCCTGGACGCCGTGCTCGAGGGCCGGCGGGCGGCGCTCGCGGCGTCCGCGCGGACGGCGGTGCCCGCGTGA
- the mftC gene encoding mycofactocin radical SAM maturase (MftC is a radical SAM/SPASM enzyme that catalyzes the first two steps in biosynthesis of the electron carrier mycofactocin from the terminal Val-Tyr dipeptide of the precursor peptide MftA.), whose product MTAVLPTRAPVQRPTGGKLIDQFEYGLDAPICLTWELTYACNLACAHCLSSSGRRDPRELTTAEAEGVIDELQRMQVFYVNVGGGEPTVRPDFWHLLDYAIGHDVGVKFSTNGVKLDKQRAAQLARTDYVDVQISLDGATAAVNDRVRGTGSFDMAIKALENLAEAGMKDFKVSVVVTRENAGQLDEFKALTDSFGAALRITRLRPSGRGADVWDDLHPTMAQQRDLYNWLLANGDNVLTGDSFFHLSAFGEALPGLNLCGAGRVVCLIDPVGDVYACPFAIHENFLAGNVRSPGGFQTVWQQSELFADLRNPQTGGACTKCQHFDSCRGGCMAAKFFTGLPLDGPDPECVQGYGENALAARDLDLVTPKSHVDHSHKGPVRGQPTLLGMPAIPPAKICDESPLAGLDLR is encoded by the coding sequence GTGACCGCCGTTCTCCCCACGCGCGCCCCGGTCCAACGCCCCACGGGCGGCAAGCTGATCGACCAGTTCGAGTACGGCCTGGACGCCCCCATCTGCCTGACCTGGGAGCTCACCTACGCCTGCAACCTGGCGTGTGCGCACTGCCTGTCCTCCTCGGGCCGTCGCGACCCGCGCGAGCTGACCACCGCCGAGGCCGAGGGCGTCATCGACGAGCTGCAGCGCATGCAGGTCTTCTACGTCAACGTCGGCGGCGGCGAGCCCACCGTGCGGCCCGACTTCTGGCACCTGCTCGACTACGCGATCGGCCACGACGTCGGGGTCAAGTTCTCCACCAACGGCGTGAAGCTGGACAAGCAGCGCGCCGCCCAGCTGGCCCGCACCGACTACGTCGACGTGCAGATCTCCCTCGACGGTGCCACCGCGGCGGTCAACGACCGGGTCCGCGGCACCGGGTCCTTCGACATGGCGATCAAGGCCCTGGAGAACCTGGCCGAGGCCGGGATGAAGGACTTCAAGGTCTCCGTCGTCGTCACCCGGGAGAACGCCGGGCAGCTCGACGAGTTCAAGGCCCTCACCGACTCCTTCGGTGCTGCCCTGCGCATCACCCGGCTGCGACCCTCGGGCCGCGGGGCCGACGTGTGGGACGACCTGCACCCGACGATGGCCCAGCAGCGGGACCTCTACAACTGGCTGCTGGCCAACGGCGACAACGTGCTCACCGGCGACTCGTTCTTCCACCTGTCCGCGTTCGGCGAGGCCCTGCCCGGGCTGAACCTGTGCGGCGCCGGCCGCGTGGTCTGCCTGATCGACCCGGTCGGGGACGTCTACGCCTGCCCGTTCGCCATCCACGAGAACTTCCTGGCCGGCAACGTGCGCAGCCCCGGCGGCTTCCAGACCGTGTGGCAGCAGAGCGAGCTGTTCGCCGACCTGCGCAACCCGCAGACCGGTGGCGCCTGCACCAAGTGCCAGCACTTCGACTCCTGTCGCGGTGGCTGCATGGCGGCCAAGTTCTTCACCGGCCTGCCGCTGGACGGACCCGACCCCGAGTGCGTGCAGGGCTACGGCGAGAACGCGCTGGCCGCCCGTGACCTGGACCTCGTCACCCCCAAGTCGCACGTCGACCACTCGCACAAGGGCCCGGTCCGTGGTCAGCCCACGCTGCTGGGCATGCCGGCGATCCCGCCGGCGAAGATCTGTGACGAGTCGCCGCTGGCGGGCCTCGACCTCCGCTGA
- the mftB gene encoding mycofactocin biosynthesis chaperone MftB (MftB, a small protein, is a peptide chaperone that assists the radical SAM enzyme MftC in performing two modifications to the C-terminal Val-Tyr dipeptide of the mycofactocin precursor peptide, MftA. MftB's role is analogous to the role of PqqD in the biosynthesis of PQQ, a cofactor that derives entirely from a Tyr and a Glu in the precursor PqqA.): MVVPADELPFDPSLPWQKSASVALRPEPFGALVYHFGNRKLSFLKSQPLVAVVKALGDHPDVPSTLVACDVPAAQHPAYVTALATLSRSQMIEKRTP; the protein is encoded by the coding sequence GTGGTCGTCCCTGCTGACGAGCTGCCCTTCGACCCGTCCCTGCCCTGGCAGAAGTCGGCGTCGGTGGCGTTGCGGCCCGAGCCCTTCGGCGCGCTGGTCTACCACTTCGGCAACCGCAAGCTGTCGTTCCTGAAGTCCCAGCCGCTGGTCGCCGTCGTCAAGGCCCTCGGGGACCACCCCGACGTCCCCAGCACGCTGGTCGCCTGCGACGTGCCCGCGGCCCAGCACCCGGCCTACGTCACCGCGCTGGCCACGCTCTCGCGTTCCCAGATGATCGAGAAGAGGACACCGTGA
- the mftA gene encoding mycofactocin precursor (Mycofactocin is a small molecule electron carrier derived from the final two amino acids, Val-Tyr, of MftA, the mycofactocin precursor. It plays a role in redox homeostasis and the metabolism of alcohols and aldehydes in Actinobacteria, including Mycobacterium tuberculosis.), giving the protein MPEQTQAETVETTAPAAEEALVEDSLVEEVSIDGMCGVY; this is encoded by the coding sequence GTGCCCGAGCAGACGCAGGCCGAGACCGTCGAGACCACCGCTCCCGCCGCCGAGGAGGCCCTCGTCGAGGACTCCCTGGTGGAGGAGGTCTCCATCGACGGCATGTGCGGGGTGTACTGA
- the mftR gene encoding mycofactocin system transcriptional regulator (MftR, the mycofactocin system transcriptional regulator, is an uncharacterized TetR family DNA-binding transcription factor. Its role is inferred by context. It occurs as part of the biosynthesis locus for mycofactocin, a partially characterized electron carrier derived from the terminal Val-Tyr dipeptide of the precursor peptide MftA, through a radical SAM enzyme-mediated process.) has translation MTETGGDAREATRARIEAAALELFTRRDFETVTADEVADAAGISRRTFFRHFATKADAVWGDFHAHVVRLDQLLAGTDPDQPVLASICAAYVEVNDYDAADLPLLRHRMRLILTEPALQAHSQVRYADVDLVVAEHVARRTGADPHSLVPRLVATATRAAATTAFETWLIGEGSLAEDLHAAFDELAGGFPGLR, from the coding sequence GTGACCGAGACCGGGGGCGACGCCCGCGAGGCGACCCGTGCCCGCATCGAGGCCGCCGCCCTGGAGCTGTTCACCCGGCGTGACTTCGAGACCGTCACTGCCGACGAGGTCGCCGACGCCGCGGGGATCAGCCGACGGACGTTCTTCCGGCACTTCGCCACCAAGGCCGACGCCGTGTGGGGGGACTTCCACGCCCACGTGGTCCGGCTCGACCAGCTCCTGGCCGGCACCGATCCCGACCAGCCGGTGCTCGCCTCGATCTGCGCCGCCTACGTCGAGGTCAACGACTACGACGCCGCCGACCTGCCCCTGCTGCGGCACCGGATGCGGCTGATCCTCACCGAGCCGGCCCTGCAGGCGCACTCCCAGGTGCGGTACGCCGACGTCGACCTGGTGGTCGCCGAGCACGTCGCCCGGCGCACCGGCGCCGACCCGCACTCGCTCGTGCCGCGGCTGGTGGCCACCGCGACCCGGGCGGCGGCGACGACGGCGTTCGAGACCTGGCTGATCGGCGAGGGCTCGCTGGCCGAGGACCTGCACGCGGCGTTCGACGAGCTGGCCGGGGGCTTCCCCGGCCTGCGCTGA
- a CDS encoding TetR/AcrR family transcriptional regulator — MGLEQSRRERKRARTREQVVTAAQRLFHEQGFDRTTVEDVARAADVAVQTVFNHVASKEELFFADRVPFAQALSLVPQPRPGETCAAAVVRMLTAATTGYLASLEDPELRDMAEQAQAVPALARYERTLHDRAEAQLAANLAAAGISEQPRWTAAMLLATVRVFGSEHRERVLAGTETQESAARLEADLPQHLRAVLELSDREARAQLV, encoded by the coding sequence GTGGGTCTCGAGCAGTCACGACGTGAGCGCAAGCGTGCCCGGACGCGGGAACAGGTGGTCACCGCCGCCCAGCGGTTGTTCCACGAGCAGGGCTTCGACCGCACCACCGTCGAGGACGTGGCCCGCGCGGCCGACGTCGCCGTGCAGACGGTCTTCAACCACGTCGCCAGCAAGGAGGAGCTCTTCTTCGCCGACCGGGTGCCCTTCGCCCAGGCGTTGAGCCTGGTCCCGCAACCGCGGCCGGGGGAGACCTGTGCCGCGGCCGTGGTCCGGATGCTCACCGCGGCGACCACGGGCTACCTCGCCTCCCTGGAGGACCCGGAGCTGCGGGACATGGCCGAGCAGGCGCAGGCCGTCCCCGCGCTCGCCCGGTACGAGCGCACCCTCCACGACCGGGCCGAGGCCCAGCTCGCAGCCAACCTGGCCGCCGCCGGCATCTCGGAGCAGCCCCGGTGGACCGCCGCCATGCTCCTGGCCACCGTCCGGGTCTTCGGCAGCGAGCACCGCGAGCGGGTCCTCGCCGGCACCGAGACCCAGGAGTCGGCGGCCCGTCTCGAGGCCGACCTGCCGCAGCACCTGCGGGCGGTGCTCGAGCTGAGCGACCGGGAGGCGCGCGCCCAGCTGGTCTGA